ATCAAGGACTGCTGTTGAAAACTTATAGGATTTCCACGTCTTCCGTACTCAGAGGCGGTCGCAAGGACCCGAACTGCATCAACTGTGGATATGTTGATAAAATTCGATTGCAAGATATGAATTTTTCCGATTGTCAAGTAAAATCTTTGAAATTTTTTCAATTCACTTGATTCGAAGCGCATTTTATTCTTGATATATAGATGTTTATATGTTGATAACTCAACAATAACTTCAATCTTCTAGCGAAATAGACACATTTTGGATCAATGTGGGTAATTGTTGAAGTGGATGGTGTTAGCGTTCTGCAAACCAACGAACTACGCCGAAATTCAAGATTGAAGTGGATTTGAAATGAAAAGCAGTCGGAAATGGACTAATGGTTCTCTTTTGAAAGAATATCGTTAAAAAGAGAAGGCCCGAGCTTTTTATGCCCGGGCCTTCGTTGGTATTTCACAAAAATCTGGAAGGGTTAATTCTCCAGAATTTTCAATTCCGTTCTCCGGTTGAGTTGCTTGTTTTCCTTTGTGTCGTTGGCGACAACCGGTGACTTTTCGCCGTAACCTTTTGCCACCATGCGCTCCATGGGAATGCCCTTCTTCACAAGGAAGTCCACCACGCTCTGCGAGCGGTTTTGTGAAAGTGTTTCATTGTGCTCATCCGAGCCGTCGCTGTCAGTATGTCCGCCAATCTCGATTTTGAGTGTGGGGTTGTCCAGCATCAGTTTGTTGAGGCGCTCCAATTCCGAGACAGATTCAGGCCTCAAAGTTGCCTTGTCGACGTCATAGAAGATGTTGTTGAGCACGATACCTACACCGATTTCAATTTTATCAAGCGCTACATCTTGGACGACTTCTTGGAATCCTTCTGCCTTAGGAATGTTCACGTTCAGGGACTTAAACAGGTATCCTTCACGTTCCACTGTAATACCGTAGTTGCGGCCCGAAGGCAATGAAACGAGGTATTTTCCAGAGGCTGAATTCGAATTGAGTGTTGAAACGACGACGTTGCGGTCGTTGTCGATCACAGTGATTGCACCCTCCAGCGGAAGCCCCGTTTTTGCATCTGTGACGACGCCTTTGAGAATGGTCAAGGCATTGACTACAACAACCGGCTTCAGCGTATCCTCTGTCTTCACTACGACTGCAGGCTTTTCCTCCTCGATTTCGATTTTGTAGATGTCTTTTTCCCCGTAGCCGCCCTCTTTGGCCGATGCGTAGTAGCCGTCTTTTTTGTCAGCCGACAACACGAAGTAAATGTCATTGTCGGGTGTGTTGATCGGGTAACCCAGGTTTTCGGGTGTCGACCAGCTGCCATCGGGTTGCAAAGTGGTTTTGTAGATGTCAAAGCCACCCAAACAATCGTTGCGTCCGGTGCTCGAGAAATAGAGGGTAACGCCGTCGGGATGGAAGAATGGACTGTCGTCGGCAAACAACGTATTGATTTTCGGGCCGAGATTTTTGGGAGCGCCCCATTTTTTGTCGGGTTGGAGTTCGCTCATGTAGATATCGGTGTCCCCAAAGCCTCCAGCGCGATCCGAGGTGAAAAACATCCGTTTTCCATCTGGCGAGATGCTCACTGTTGTTTCGTAGCTCTTGGAATTCACAGGTTCCCCGACCGATTTTGGATCGGTCCACTTCTTTCCATCCAAATGGGATTCGAAGATGTCTCCTCCAGCCGGTGGATTCCGGTAAATGAAGAGGTTTTGACCATCCGGGGACAGTGCAATGGAGGCGTCCATGGCATTGGTGTTGATTTCCTTGATGGGGCGGGGATTTGCCCAGCCTTTTCCTGCTTTGTCGGCGATGTACACGTCTTCCAGTTCACAGGTGGGGTCACCTTTACAGCCGACATTGTCCGGGCGCACAGTGGTGTAGATCAACACGGTTTCGTCGGCATCGATGATAGGGCTGTGTTCCGAAAACTGCGTATTCACCGGAGGGCCAACGTTCACGATTTTTGCCTTCACGGGATTGGCGACTGCTTGTTTGGCATACTTGCAATGCTCGATTTCGCGGGCCATTTCAGCATGGCGGGGTCCTTGTTCGTAATCTTTGTCATCCCACGGGTGTACTGCACGATCGCTTCATCAAATTTAAGCGTGTAATGCAGGCATCTGCCGTAGTAGTAGCTGAGTTCGGGATCCACGTCCTTGTTCAAGCCAAAGGCCTTCTCAAAGTGCGGCAAAGCCTCCTTCTTCTCATAATTCTGAAACAAGCATTTGCCCAAAAGGAACTGAGACATCGAATTGTTGGGGTTGTATCCAACAGCTTCTCTCAAGAATGGGATCGCCGTTTTATATTCGTCGTATCCCAAAGCCTTTTCCGCATTCGCGAGTGCCTTCTTTTCATTTTGGCCGAAAGCGAAAGTGGTTCCGATCCCCAGGATCAGAACCACTGTTATTATCGATATTCTATTCATTCTAAGGAACTTAAACAATCTTGGTGAGAGTAATACTTGCGATTACTCAATAATGAACAATTCAACACGTCGATTCCACTTTTTGGACTCTGGACTGTCGTTGGGATAGATCGGCATTGCCTCACCCATTCCCGAGATATTCAGTCGTTTGGGGTCAATTCCGCGATCAGTCAGGTACTTGGCAACAGCCTTGGCCCGGTTTTCAGAAAGTTCCAAGTTATGGTCCTCACTTGCATCGGAGTCGGTGTGGCCGATCACATTCAGCTTCATGTGCGGGACTTTGTTCATCACGGTCACGACGTTTTCCAAATCCTTGATGTAGTCTGATTTGATCAAATGCTTGTCCACATCAAAAAATTGCCAGGTAATCACGAGCTTGTTGGCTTCCGTGAGTTTCTGCAGGCCGATATCTTCGTAGTGGCTGAGCAATTGACCGCTTGGAGCTACTCCAAAATCCTCATAATAAGGCAAATATTCGTTTGCCTTGACCCTGATCATGTATTTCCGTCCGCTTTCAACCGGGAACATGTAGTTTCCTGTTTTTGGATTCGTCGGCAAAACATCGATGACTTCATTGGTAACCGGGTCAACAAGTTCGACGACCGCATCCAAGGGTTTTTCGGTAACAGCATCTTTGATGGTTCCTGAGACCACGTTGTATTTGCCAACGGAGGAAGCAACCGGCACCACATTGGGATCGCATTGATCCACTTTCACTTCGATTTTGTATTCCCTGCCGCTTACGGGCAATACAAAGCGGTATTTAGCCCCATCTTCGACTACCGCTTTGGCAGTTTCAATTACCTCATCCGTTTCCTGGTCTATCAACATGACATCAGCCGCAACCGGTTTTCCAGTTTCCTTATCCAAAACTGTGCCAGCGATCACGTTGGTTCCTGGGATATCGGTGGATGGCGAAGCGAAATAGAGGTCTTTTTCGCCATAGCCGCCGGGACGGTCGGAGGAAAAGTAGAACCCTTCCGTACCTTCTTTCCAAACAAGGTAAATATCATCTCCAACGCTATTGAGCGGCCATCCGAGATTTTCTGGTTTCCCCCATGAGCCGTCGGGCTGCATTTTGCAGACAAAAAGGTCAAATCCTCCCATACTGTTATGGCCACGGGATGCGAAATACATCCTTTTACCGTCGGGGGTGATGAACGGAGCATCGTCGTCGTAAGGCGTATTGATGGATGCACCCAGGTTTTCTCCAGCAGTCCATTGGCCGTTGGCATCCAAAGTGCTTTTGTAAATGTCCTTCATTCCAAGCCCATCGGGCTTGTCGCTGACCCAATACAAAGTTTTGCCGCCTTCAGTGATAAATACCGAGCACTCGTTGTATTCCTTGGTGTTGATGTTGTCACCAATACTCTCGCGTTTGCTCCATTCGCCGTTTTCTCCCTCTTTATGGGAAACGTAGACGTCACCTTGGTTACGATTGTCGACGTAGTAAATGAGCGTATTTCCGTCTTCAGACAGGTTGATCGAGGCATCATGCGTCCACCGTGGGATCGGTTTGATGAACAATTTCGACTTGGCCCAAACATTGTTGCTGTAGTTCGCCTCGTAAACTTCCTCGTTAATGTCTTCCACATGGAAGCGACGGCGATTGATCTGATTTACACTACGCGGCTTTCTTGTGGTGTAGATCATGTATTGATATTCGTCGGAAAATGTCGATGAGTATTCAGGATAGGAGGTATTGACGTATTCCCCGAGGTTTTCGACTTTGTAGTTGACGACCTTCCGAATGGATTTTGGACCATTTTGACACTGGATAATCCGCATTTTTGTATCGGTATAGAGCCAGCTTTCGGGCTCAAGTCGAGACAGGTCTGCTTGGTAATAGGTGATCGCTTCCTCAAAGTTGAGGTTCATGTGCATGGCACGCGCCAAATAATAGTTGATGTCTTCGGCAATGCTCTGGTCGAGATTGAACGCTGCGACCAAATAGGGAAGTGATTGCGCTGGCTGATCACCCTCATATACTGACTTGCCCAGCATGTAGGCATATTTGGCGTTTTCAGGATCAAGGTTGAATGCGGCTTTCAGGTATGGTGCTGCCTTGATGTAGTCGGCCCGCTTGTAAAAACGCTTTCCTTTGCGGAAGGCTCCTCTCGGATTTGATTCGTTTGCGTAGCCCAGAGAACAAGTACTAAATATAGCCAAAAGCAGCAAGCCCAAGGTAAAAAAGAGCTTTTTCATTTTGCGTTTTTTGAATATCTGCTAAATAATTGATCGAAGCTAAAAGTAAAACTAAAAGCCGAAATTTCAAAAAGCGTTAAAAGCAAAAAAGCGACTCTTTGTGAAGAATCGCTTAATTATTTTTGCTGGAAAACGGCCGGTATTAGCGGCGTTCCCTGATCCTTGCTGACTTTCCAGTGAGCTTACGCAGATAGAAGATACGCTTGCGGCGCACAACACCACGTTTGACCAATTCAACCTTGTCAATGTTAGGTGAGTTGACAGGAAAGATACGCTCGACACCCACGTCGTTTGACATTTTGCGGACGGTGAAAGTAGCAGTGCCACCTTTACCTACACGCTGAATGCAAACTCCTTGGAATTGCTGGATACGCTCTTTGTTACCCTCTTTGATACGCACATGCACGTTGACGGTGTCACCTGCGCCAAATTTTGGGAAATCCTCCCTGCGGAACTCCGCCTCTACCAATTTTATAAGATCGTTCATCTTATTGAGCTTTTAGCTTTTGATGCTGTCCAAGAATTTTAAAAAGGAATGCAAATGTAATGGTATTTCCGTACCGAACAAACTCTGAATAAAAAATATTCATGCAATCATTCATCCAACAAGTCTGGACGTCGCTTTTTCGTCTTTTCCCAGGCCTGTTCATCGCGCCAACGCTCGATATGCGCATGGTTGCCACCCAGAAGCACTGCCGGGACTTCATGCCCCTCAAAGGATGCCGGCTTCGAATACATCGGTGCATCCAACAAATTGCTTTGAAACGAATCTGAAAGCGCAGAAGTCTCGTCGCCCAAGACGCCCGGCAACAACCGCACGATTGCATCGGTCAAAACGATTGCAGCAATCTCGCCACCCGTCAGCACATAGTCACCAATCGAGATCTCACGCGTGATGAAAAGATCCCGCACACGCTGGTCAATTCCCTTGTAGTGTCCACAAAGCAGGATAATGTTTTTGTAGAGGCTAATGCCGTTAACCATTTGCTGATTAAGGACTTCGCCATCCGGAGTCAGGTAGATCACCTCGTCGTATTCACGTTCCGATTTCAGTTTCCGGATCGCAGCGGCAATGGGGGCTACCATCAGGATCATGCCTGCACCGCCACCGTAGGGAGTGTCATCAATGCTTTTGTGCTTGTCGGTACTATAATCACGCAAGTCATGAACATGGATCTCGCAGAGCCCTTTGTCTTGCGCCCGTTTCAGGATGCTCGTCTTCAAGGGACTTTCCAATTGGGCAGGAACGCCTGAAATAATGTCGATTCGCATAGTGATTCAGTACCGTTTCAAATTGAAAAAGCCGGGAAACCCGGCTCTTTCAGTATTTTTCTAGACAGATTATTCGGCAGTTACATTGCCTTCAACCTTTTCGACCAATACAATGACCTTGTTGTTGAGAACCTCGACCACGCCACCTTCGGCTTGGAATTGGCTCTCGCCAGCGGTGGTCTTGACAGTGATCGGTCCCTTGTCGAGGGTCGAGATGACCGCGGCGTGGCCGTTGAGCACCTGAAACTGACCTTCGGAGCCTTGGACTGTCACAGACGAGACTTCGCCCGAAAAGACTTTCCTGTCTGGTGTGATGATGTCAAGTTGCATAATCGTCGCTTAGTTGACTGCTGCCAATTCTTTCTCACCTGCCTCAATCGCTTCTTCGATGCTTCCTTTGAGGTAGAATGCCTTTTCTGGAAGGTGATCAAGGGCGCCGTCCATGATCATGTTGAAGCCTTTGATGCTGTCCAACACATTCACAAACTTGCCTTTGAGACCGGTGAACTGCTCTGCAACGAAGAAAGGCTGGCTCAAGAAGCGCTGCACCTTGCGGGCACGCGAAACGGTGAGTTTGTCTTCCTCCGAAAGCTCGTCCATACCCAAGATGGCGATGATGTCTTGCAAGTCTTTGTATTTCTGCAAGATACCGATCACGCGGGTGGTGCAGAGATAGTGTTCTTCGCCGACGATGTCTGGCGAAAGCACTTTGGAAGTCGATGTCAATGGATCCACAGCAGGGTAGATACCCAATGCAGACAATGGACGTGACAATTCGGTGGTAGCATCCAAGTGGGCAAAGGTGGTTGCCGGTGCCGGGTCGGTGTAGTCGTCCGCAGGGACGTACACAGCCTGGATCGAAGTAATCGAACCGCGGCGGGTCGAGGTGATACGCTCCTGCATGGCACCCATTTCAGATGCCAAGGTTGGTTGGTAACCCACAGCGGATGGCATACGACCCAAAAGTGCGGATACTTCGGAGCCTGCTTGGGTGAAACGGAAGATGTTGTCGATGAAGAACAACACGTCACGGCCACCTGATTTCTCATCGCCATCACGGAAGTACTCGGCGATGGACAGACCGGAAAGGGCCACACGTGCACGTGCACCTGGAGGCTCGTTCATCTGGCCAAACACCAGGGTCACTTGGGACTCCTTCATTTCTTCCATATCCACAGCCTCAAGCGGCCAACCGCCTTCGCCCATCGCATGGTGGAATTTCGAACCGTAACGGATAACATTCGCTTCGATCATCTCACGGAGCAAGTCGTTACCTTCACGGGTACGCTCACCCACGCCTGCAAACACGGACAAACCGGAGTGTGCCTTTGCGATGTTGTTGATCAATTCCTGGATCAAAACCGTTTTACCCACACCTGCACCACCAAAGAGACCGATTTTTCCACCTTTGAGGTAAGGAGCGATCAAGTCGATGACTTTGATACCGGTATAGAGGATTTCAGCCTCGGTGCTCAAGTCTTCAAACTTAGGCGCCGAACGGTGAATAGGATATCCTTTGGGTGAATTGGGCTGTGCAAGTCCGTCAATGGCGGTACCGACCACGTTGAAGAGGCGGCCTTTGATACCTTCGCCGGTTGGCATCTCGATGGTGTGACCAAGGTCAATGACCTCGATGCCACGCTCCAAACCGTCGGTGGAGTCCATGGAGATGGTACGCACCTTGTTTTCACCCAAGTGCTGCTGCACTTCGAGGTAAAGGATCGATCCATCTCTGCGATTCACGATCAATGCATCAAGAATTTTGGGGAGTTGTACCCCTTCGCCGCTGAATTCGACGTCCACGACTGGGCCGATGACCTGCGCGACTTTTCCTTTATTCTGTGCCATTTACTATAAGTAATGTGTATTCTAAGCCATCTCAAAAACGGGGCAAAGTTAGAAAGGCATTTGGGAATAACCAATCGGAGTGAATGAAAATGTTCACATCTTGATTGTGAATAGGCCTGATTGTCCAAATTCGAGGAAATGAAACAGTAAGTCGAATCGCTCAATCCTGAATTCAATTCCCCAAATGAAAATGTACCAATTCAACCCAAATCCTGATTCTGCAAATTCTGCAAATTCTGCTCCATTTTGTCCCATTTCACCCGCGACATCGCCGAATGCTTCGTCAGCTTCTTAAACTGCTTTTCGTCCAAGGCCGCCCATTCCGCCTTGCCAAATTCCAAAATATGGCTCAATGGCTTGAAATCGCCGCCATTGGGGGTCGCAAACGAATTCCAAGGACATACCTGTTGGCAGATATCACAGCCATAAGCCCAGTTTTCAGTTTGAGCGCGAAGTGTGGGTGGGATATTTTCCCGGAGCTCGATGGTCAGGTAGCTGATGCACTTGCGGCTGTCGATTTGATAGGGGGTCAGCGCTTCGGTCGGGCAGGCGTCGATACATTTGGTGCATGTGCCGCAGTAATCCTTCATCGGACCGTCGTATTCTAGCTCAAGGTCGAGGATGATTTCGCCAATGAAGTACCAAGAACCCATTTTGGGGTGAATGAGGTTGGTGTTCTTCCCGATCCAACCCAATCCGCCACGGGTTGCCCAGGCTTTGTCCATGACTGGGGCAGAATCGGTGAATACCCGTGCATTGACTTCGCCGACATTCGCCTGAATCCATTCCAAAACGCGGTGGAGCTTGTTTTTGATCACCTTGTGATAGTCCTCGCCCCAGGCATACGTCGAAATCTTGGGCGCATCCGCAGGTTGATGGTGGGAAGGATCCGGAAAATAATTGAGCAAGACGCTGATCACAGACTTGGCGCCATCAACGAGCAACCTTGGATCAACCCGCTTGTCGAAATGGTTTTCCATCCAAGACATCGTTCCATGCCGGCCTTCGTGCAGCCATTGTTCCAAGTCCTTGGCCTCCTTTTCCAGAAAACCTGCTTTGGAAATTCCGACCAAGTCAAATCCCTGCAACGTGAGTTGCTGCTTGATTTGGGATGTGATGCTGGAGGACAGTGTGAGTGCGAGTGTGAGTGAACAGTGCTGACGCCAGGGCGTCAGTGAGGCAAAGCCTTCAGGGAATCCATATAGAATTTACCAAACAACATCGTCGGAAGTGCGCAATCCCCGTGGTTGAGGTTATTCGCAGTCTCGAAAATGCTTACGGTGGTCGCACCGGCGGCGATGAAGTGGTTGTAGGCCACGATGGTATTCTGATAATTCACCTGATCGTCGCTGCTACAGTAGAACATCTTCACCGGCGTTTTGGGGATCCAATCGTAGAGGTCATTGTCGCGAAGGGCTAACTTCAACGGGTGATTGGGATCGGCTTCGTAAGCTTCCATCACGGAATCCACGATCATGTAGCGCGGTACAGGATTGGAAACATTGTTGATTTCGCCAATCGAATGCGTACCGTCAAACATCGGCGGAATGATCGAGTCATAAGGCGGTTTCAGCAATTTGGTCGGATCATCGACGATATGGTAGATGTAGTTGTAGCTGAAAATTACGTAAGGAAGGTATCCGGGAGTGGGATAGGGGTCATACCCGACAATCACGGCCTCTTGCACTCCCGAACAATCATAGGGCCCGGCCATCGGTGCTGAACCGGTAACGGTAAATTCGTCTCCGTAGTAGTTTTGAATCTCGCGGTGGGTCGCCATCGTGGCATGCCCGCCTTGGCTGTACCCAAAGAGGAACAGGCGACCATCCCATTCACGACCAACCGTCGGCGCAAAGTCCCGGCAGGCGCGCAACATGTCGATGGCTGCGGTTGCCTCCGATTTTGCATGTATATAGTAATGTGGTCCAGGACCTTCGCCAAGGCCAAGGTAGTCAGGCAAGGCACAAAGGTAGCCGCTTGTGGCCATCACGATGCCGATGATCACCTCGCTGCCGCGTTGGCTCGCCATGTTGTAATCGGCTGTTTCCGTCCCGTGTTGATAACTTGCCAGTGGCATCGCCTCCAAATCAACCCCGGTCGGCACCGCAAATGCACCCGAAGCAAGGATGATCTTTCCAAAGGGATCGACCGTTTGGTAAATCATACGGTAAACGGCCACTCCGTATTCTGACCCCAGAAAGGAGGAGGCTCCGCCTCCCAACGTGTTGATGATCGAATCCACTTGGTCCACATTCCACGTTTCCATCAAGGATGTGGCCACAATCGCCCCGCGAGGGTCTGCTTTCGTGATCACCGGCTCCTCGTTAAAGTCCCCGCAACTTACCATGAGGGACAAGCAGGCGATCATCG
The nucleotide sequence above comes from Bacteroidota bacterium. Encoded proteins:
- a CDS encoding PD40 domain-containing protein, translating into MAREIEHCKYAKQAVANPVKAKIVNVGPPVNTQFSEHSPIIDADETVLIYTTVRPDNVGCKGDPTCELEDVYIADKAGKGWANPRPIKEINTNAMDASIALSPDGQNLFIYRNPPAGGDIFESHLDGKKWTDPKSVGEPVNSKSYETTVSISPDGKRMFFTSDRAGGFGDTDIYMSELQPDKKWGAPKNLGPKINTLFADDSPFFHPDGVTLYFSSTGRNDCLGGFDIYKTTLQPDGSWSTPENLGYPINTPDNDIYFVLSADKKDGYYASAKEGGYGEKDIYKIEIEEEKPAVVVKTEDTLKPVVVVNALTILKGVVTDAKTGLPLEGAITVIDNDRNVVVSTLNSNSASGKYLVSLPSGRNYGITVEREGYLFKSLNVNIPKAEGFQEVVQDVALDKIEIGVGIVLNNIFYDVDKATLRPESVSELERLNKLMLDNPTLKIEIGGHTDSDGSDEHNETLSQNRSQSVVDFLVKKGIPMERMVAKGYGEKSPVVANDTKENKQLNRRTELKILEN
- a CDS encoding CDC27 family protein; this encodes MVLILGIGTTFAFGQNEKKALANAEKALGYDEYKTAIPFLREAVGYNPNNSMSQFLLGKCLFQNYEKKEALPHFEKAFGLNKDVDPELSYYYGRCLHYTLKFDEAIVQYTRGMTKITNKDPAMLKWPAKSSIASMPNKQSPIP
- a CDS encoding OmpA family protein, translating into MKKLFFTLGLLLLAIFSTCSLGYANESNPRGAFRKGKRFYKRADYIKAAPYLKAAFNLDPENAKYAYMLGKSVYEGDQPAQSLPYLVAAFNLDQSIAEDINYYLARAMHMNLNFEEAITYYQADLSRLEPESWLYTDTKMRIIQCQNGPKSIRKVVNYKVENLGEYVNTSYPEYSSTFSDEYQYMIYTTRKPRSVNQINRRRFHVEDINEEVYEANYSNNVWAKSKLFIKPIPRWTHDASINLSEDGNTLIYYVDNRNQGDVYVSHKEGENGEWSKRESIGDNINTKEYNECSVFITEGGKTLYWVSDKPDGLGMKDIYKSTLDANGQWTAGENLGASINTPYDDDAPFITPDGKRMYFASRGHNSMGGFDLFVCKMQPDGSWGKPENLGWPLNSVGDDIYLVWKEGTEGFYFSSDRPGGYGEKDLYFASPSTDIPGTNVIAGTVLDKETGKPVAADVMLIDQETDEVIETAKAVVEDGAKYRFVLPVSGREYKIEVKVDQCDPNVVPVASSVGKYNVVSGTIKDAVTEKPLDAVVELVDPVTNEVIDVLPTNPKTGNYMFPVESGRKYMIRVKANEYLPYYEDFGVAPSGQLLSHYEDIGLQKLTEANKLVITWQFFDVDKHLIKSDYIKDLENVVTVMNKVPHMKLNVIGHTDSDASEDHNLELSENRAKAVAKYLTDRGIDPKRLNISGMGEAMPIYPNDSPESKKWNRRVELFIIE
- the rplS gene encoding 50S ribosomal protein L19 translates to MNDLIKLVEAEFRREDFPKFGAGDTVNVHVRIKEGNKERIQQFQGVCIQRVGKGGTATFTVRKMSNDVGVERIFPVNSPNIDKVELVKRGVVRRKRIFYLRKLTGKSARIRERR
- the trmD gene encoding tRNA (guanosine(37)-N1)-methyltransferase TrmD, which produces MRIDIISGVPAQLESPLKTSILKRAQDKGLCEIHVHDLRDYSTDKHKSIDDTPYGGGAGMILMVAPIAAAIRKLKSEREYDEVIYLTPDGEVLNQQMVNGISLYKNIILLCGHYKGIDQRVRDLFITREISIGDYVLTGGEIAAIVLTDAIVRLLPGVLGDETSALSDSFQSNLLDAPMYSKPASFEGHEVPAVLLGGNHAHIERWRDEQAWEKTKKRRPDLLDE
- the atpC gene encoding ATP synthase F1 subunit epsilon, producing MQLDIITPDRKVFSGEVSSVTVQGSEGQFQVLNGHAAVISTLDKGPITVKTTAGESQFQAEGGVVEVLNNKVIVLVEKVEGNVTAE
- the atpD gene encoding F0F1 ATP synthase subunit beta: MAQNKGKVAQVIGPVVDVEFSGEGVQLPKILDALIVNRRDGSILYLEVQQHLGENKVRTISMDSTDGLERGIEVIDLGHTIEMPTGEGIKGRLFNVVGTAIDGLAQPNSPKGYPIHRSAPKFEDLSTEAEILYTGIKVIDLIAPYLKGGKIGLFGGAGVGKTVLIQELINNIAKAHSGLSVFAGVGERTREGNDLLREMIEANVIRYGSKFHHAMGEGGWPLEAVDMEEMKESQVTLVFGQMNEPPGARARVALSGLSIAEYFRDGDEKSGGRDVLFFIDNIFRFTQAGSEVSALLGRMPSAVGYQPTLASEMGAMQERITSTRRGSITSIQAVYVPADDYTDPAPATTFAHLDATTELSRPLSALGIYPAVDPLTSTSKVLSPDIVGEEHYLCTTRVIGILQKYKDLQDIIAILGMDELSEEDKLTVSRARKVQRFLSQPFFVAEQFTGLKGKFVNVLDSIKGFNMIMDGALDHLPEKAFYLKGSIEEAIEAGEKELAAVN
- the queG gene encoding tRNA epoxyqueuosine(34) reductase QueG encodes the protein MSSSITSQIKQQLTLQGFDLVGISKAGFLEKEAKDLEQWLHEGRHGTMSWMENHFDKRVDPRLLVDGAKSVISVLLNYFPDPSHHQPADAPKISTYAWGEDYHKVIKNKLHRVLEWIQANVGEVNARVFTDSAPVMDKAWATRGGLGWIGKNTNLIHPKMGSWYFIGEIILDLELEYDGPMKDYCGTCTKCIDACPTEALTPYQIDSRKCISYLTIELRENIPPTLRAQTENWAYGCDICQQVCPWNSFATPNGGDFKPLSHILEFGKAEWAALDEKQFKKLTKHSAMSRVKWDKMEQNLQNLQNQDLG